In Euwallacea fornicatus isolate EFF26 chromosome 2, ASM4011564v1, whole genome shotgun sequence, one genomic interval encodes:
- the LOC136345741 gene encoding uncharacterized protein, with product MNLHSFIVIQLSVALFLPCASSKTLPKRTEIDREPEQHESSNQSESFHNAHHHSFMHGMHLSLGKHRRSRTSEIGGSDQNHREYAITYENPVPIGILQRLRDNYQLLPLHAEESILVDVNPIQRNEDEKKGAIEVEEGQEDKGRDRAAEAQFADESHPYIFTKSKTDSHGKNGSSKMFEKREINTLHKHPLFSTRSLGLELPSIGTNKNNKDVEFKGILSDMGLMEEPLLDKREVELNEDKNMDLDTNNIDLIKIEGKPEGQAKSVPAKRSQWAFTEHYEQIQYPEPRAVNEDQHIEEYINTHQRIKQYENERQKRANDIEKQMEKRIKERLQKIKEEVRSEIDHLKAGNDEEGEEEDGEENAGENNEEDDNVQRWKRNIINNLMEEETSDLNPVMAIDENPVSHIRRRRSVQVPEKDYLATTENHFQLRRLLEFTNELNRNEIKNAEEEIPLRRDKKGCLCEDRKGCKCDRQKFYITRPDESSSVDLDEATMMNIVPHKVPATDISDTSNNFRSDLDVHTLPPKQENTKLKESAYTLDIGPDSYKISADKDGWLQARRKSNSFLDLVAVHGGAPVLEHLIAIKERSMLPKVRSKRIAIEKEKPQLLSLSALSENDLFGVLPKKFEEDQLARFKRI from the exons ATGAATTTACATAGCTTTATTGTTATCCAACTAAGTGTCGCGCTATTTCTACCCTGCGCCTCTTCGAAGACCCTCCCTAAGCGTACCGAAATTGACAG GGAGCCCGAGCAACACGAGAGCTCAAATCAATCCGAATCATTCCATAACGCCCACCACCACAGCTTCATGCACGGGATGCACCTAAGCCTTGGGAAGCACCGCAGAAGTAGGACCAGCGAGATCGGTGGTTCAGACCAAAACCACCGAGAGTATGCCATTACGTATGAAAATCCTGTACCAATAGGAATCCTGCAG CGCCTCCGCGACAACTATCAACTTTTGCCGCTACACGCTGAAGAAAGCATTCTAGTAGACGTAAATCCTATTCAGAGAAATGAGGACGAAAAGAAGGGGGCTATTGAGGTAGAAGAGGGGCAAGAGGACAAGGGCAGAGATCGAGCGGCTGAAGCGCAATTTGCAGACGAAAGTCACCCATATATTTTTACCAAGTCCAAGACCGACAGCCATGGGAAAAATGGGAGCTCCAAGATGTTTGAAAAACGAGAAATTAACACTTTACACAAGCATCCCCTCTTCAGCACAAGGTCCTTAGG CCTTGAATTACCGAGCATCGGGACCAATAAGAATAACAAGGATGTGGAATTCAAGGGGATTCTGAGTGACATGGGTCTAATGGAAGAGCCCCTTTTGGATAAGCGGGAGGTAGAGCTGAATGAGGATAAGAATATGGACCTTGACACGAATAACATCGACTTAATTAAG ATTGAAGGCAAGCCTGAGGGACAAGCGAAGTCTGTGCCGGCCAAGAGGTCTCAATGGGCCTTTACGGAGCATTATGAGCAGATTCAGTACCCAGAGCCTAGAGCTGTGAACGAAGATCAGCATATTGAAGAGTACATCAATACACATCAGAGGATCAAACAGTACGAAAATGAAAGACAGAAACGAGCAAATGATATTGAGAAACAAATGGAAAAGAGAATTAAAGAGCGACTTCAGAAGATTAAAGAGGAAGTGAGGAGCGAGATCGATCATCTCAAAGCGGGCAATGATGAGGAAGGTGAGGAAGAAGACGGTGAAGAGAACGCGGGGGAAAACAATGAGGAGGATGACAATGTGCAAAG ATGGAAGAGGAATATCATAAACAACTTAATGGAAGAAGAAACTAGTGATTTGAACCCAGTGATGGCGATCGATGAGAACCCAGTCTCTCATATACGTCGCAGACGCAGTGTTCAGGTCCCAGAAAAAGATTACCTGGCTACCACGGAAAATCACTTCCAACTGAGAAGACTTTTGGAATTTACTAATGAATTGAACagaaatgaaatcaaaaatgCAGAAGAGGAAATCCCGTTACGAAGGGATAAGAAAGGTTGTCTATGCGAGGACCGCAAGGGATGCAAATGCGACAGGCAAAAGTTCTACATAACACGCCCGGATGAGTCTAGTTCCGTTGACCTTGACGAGGCCACCATGATGAATATCGTCCCCCATAAGGTCCCTGCCACAGATATTTCAGATACTTCCAATAACTTTAGATCGGATCTTGACGTGCATACGCTCCCTCCTAAGCAAGAGAACACGAAATTGAAAGAGAGCGCTTATACGTTAGACATTGGTCCTGACTCTTACAAGATATCTGCGGATAAGGACGGTTGGCTGCAAGCAAGAAGGAAGAGCAATAGTTTCCTGGATTTAGTAGCGGTTCATGGGGGAGCCCCAGTACTTGAACATTTGATTGCAATTAAAGAACGGAGCATGTTGCCTAAGGTGCGTTCTAAGCGCATAGCAATAGAAAAAGAGAAGCCCCAATTGCTAAGTTTGAGTGCTTTGTCTGAGAATGATCTTTTTGGGGTCCTTcccaaaaaatttgaagaggaTCAATTGGCAAGGtttaaacgaatttaa
- the LOC136345725 gene encoding uncharacterized protein, which translates to MLSLKRVNQPLVSYCHHNFQACSRNFSSRYRSCDMENKSEKLLLSNEKRLQAVEEFAKTNLSSSLFQKSSYAYKANLECNEIKANCLEKNYSRHVLSHKKMSNSKNLVPLNLKDFDYIANSIVQLNNGLGNGDKALGNPYINLIKTAMLAKSCVSEKGGIGLKANLNNKLLTKYQSILHNQSLHLSTLAKNKSFSQRKLLHRTLVTKHENIENPIEEIREEPFIQHENDINLLNKIDPKRSNQCQVSTEVKVEHIAELRHVFKLFPTPKNTLHNFYSILCNELKDTSLKLEPLYKSMPKNNAVPWTCIYNLKWPENVRVIALARTKKDASKMAAAKALEVLQKLGRLSPEGMPLIYQREDIKKLKKQKQTVVNLNTCTVKNLENIIQVFNNDMKDVVERVNYQEYLEDELEKDALVEGSDSVRFTEKPWFLGTDLYLAREKIVLPISKYKNDFIQLILKNNIVIVKGEPGCGKSSRIPQYVLESWLEEVSVENNNSCRIAVTQPRRIAAISLSERVANERDEQLGEVVGYQVRLKSNFQQRTGRILYCTTGILLRHLQSDPNLSKFTHVVLDEAHERDVNTDLLMNLLKRALRESDSLKLVIMSATIDAEAFSKYFDGAPILSVPGFTFPVKKHFLDDIGLDLLKTTKACAQNAPQIIHEDVVQLIKHIHKNKPEGAILVFLPGWEDLSKVQRLLNFSNDAVVYFLHSKLKDSEQYKIFSKPPPGIRKIILATNIAETSITIDDVVYVIDTGAHKDMIFDFNKGINVIDMAWISQASANQRAGRAGRCAPGEAYYLYTKDRYEKMPKYSAPKILNTSLTKVVLDSKVFTDNMQASEFMESLITPPERAAVGKAVEELKQLDLLDEHEKLTPLGRTLVNFQLEPCLAKAMVNGVIFKCATPILDIVTLFSAEAEIFGSLSLIAKDEIKKVKSQYSKNSDHLALMRIYEKWFELTEERDSYTAERFCKQSNLVPYKLEFIRKLKDVHFEYLNKGLSHSMSISDQYSDNDELVKAVLYSGTGKVLEHRNWDIVKNRLKTNVNVLVTRNNHKASISSESVNFKRQKFPSNFLVYIQETRSNVRRATIVRECSLVSAVSLMLFSRGELEIIQPRTEDNVEENLVIVGIKNTKLQFLCDRREAELLMECKKGIQKSYHYLVHQLTYVGEEIPEFLAKWDQILGSLHAILEDNSV; encoded by the exons ATGTTGTCTTTAAAACGCGTGAACCAACCGTTGGTTTCCTACTGCCACCATAATTTTCAGGCGTGTTCAAGAAACTTTTCTTCCAGATACAGGAGTTGtgatatggaaaataaaagtgaaaaGCTTTTATTAAGCAACGAAAAGAGGCTTCAGGCTGTTGAAGAGTTTGCCAAAACTAATTTAAGTAGTAGTTTATTTCAAAAGAGCTCATACGCATATAAGGCAAATCTAGAatgtaatgaaattaaagcaaattgtttggaaaaaaattattcaaggcATGTATTGAGCCACAAGAAAATGAGCAACTCTAAAAATTTAgttcctttaaatttaaaggacTTTGACTATATTGCAAATTCCATAGTTCAATTAAATAATGGTCTGGGAAATGGAGACAAAGCCTTGGGAAACCCTTATATAAATCTTATAAAAACAGCTATGTTAGCCAAGAGTTGTGTTTCAGAGAAGGGAGGAATAGGATTAAAGGCAAATTTGAACAATAAACTCTTAACTAAATATCAAAGCATTTTACACAACCAAAGCTTACACTTAAGTACAttggcaaaaaataaaagtttttctcaGAGAAAGCTTTTACATAGAACACTAGTTACAAAACATGAGAATATTGAAAACCCAATAGAAGAAATTAGGGAGGAGCCATTTATACAACATGAAAATGAtataaatttacttaataaaattgatcCAAAAAGATCAAATCAATGCCAGGTTTCTACAGAGGTTAAAGTGGAACACATAGCTGAATTGCGACATGTGTTCAAGCTGTTCCCGACGCCAAAAAACACTCTCCATAATTTCTATTCAATTCTGTGTAATGAGCTTAAAGACACATCCTTAAAATTAGAGCCCTTGTATAAATCTATGCCTAAGAATAATGCAGTGCCCTGGACATGTATTTACAACTTAAAATGGCCAGAAAATGTTAGAGTTATTGCTTTAGCTAGAACTAAAAAAGATGCAAGTAAAATGGCAGCTGCCAAAGCTTTGGAAGTGCTTCAGAAGCTAGGGCGACTATCCCCAGAAGGGATGCCGCTGATCTATCAAAGAGAAGATATTAAAAAGCTGAAGAAGCAGAAGCAGACTGTTGTGAATTTGAATACCTGCACTGTcaaaaacttggaaaatataATTCAAGTGTTTAATAACGATATGAAAGATGTGGTTGAGCGAGTGAATTATCAGGAATACTTGGAGGATGAGTTAGAGAAAGATGCATTAGTTGAGGGGTCAGATTCAGTGAGATTTACAGAGAAGCCCTGGTTTTTGGGGACCGATTTGTATTTGGCTAGGGAGAAGATTGTGCTACCCATATCAAAATACAA AAACGACTTTATACAACTTATCTTAAAGAACAACATTGTAATCGTGAAGGGCGAGCCAGGCTGCGGCAAATCGTCAAGAATCCCTCAATACGTTCTTGAGTCATGGCTCGAAGAAGTTTCGGTTGAAAACAATAACTCTTGCCGTATCGCTGTCACTCAACCGAGGCGCATAGCGGCTATCTCTCTTTCAGAACGAGTGGCTAATGAAAGAGACGAGCAG TTGGGGGAAGTAGTGGGCTACCAAGTGCgtttaaaatctaattttcaACAGAGGACTGGACGTATCTTGTACTGTACCACTGGAATTTTGTTGCGGCATTTGCAGAGCGACCCTAATCTTTCAAAATTCACTCACGTTGTGCTTGATGAGGCCCATGAGAGGGACGTCAACACTGACTTATTAATGAACCTCCTAAAAAGGGCTTTAAGAGAGAGTGACAGTCTTAAGTTGGTGATCATGAGTGCCACCATCGATGCCGAAGCCTTTTCTA AGTATTTTGATGGGGCCCCGATATTAAGCGTACCAGGCTTCACTTTTCCGgttaaaaaacactttttggaCGACATTGGTTTGGATCTTCTAAAAACCACAAAAGCATGTGCACAGAATGCGCCTCAGATTATCCATGAGGATGTGGTGCAG CTTATCAAACACatccataaaaataaaccCGAAGGTGCGATTCTAGTGTTTCTGCCTGGCTGGGAGGATTTGAGCAAAGTACAGAGACTCCTGAACTTTTCTAATGATGCAGTGGTTTATTTCCTTCATTCAAAACTCAAAGACTCAGAGCAATATAAAATCTTCTCAAAACCTCCTCCAGGCATCCGAAAAATTATCCTCGCAACGAATATAGCTGAGACTTCCATTACAATCGATGATGTGGTTTATGTGATCGATACGGGAGCTCACAAGGATATGATCTTTGATTTTAATAAGG GTATTAATGTGATCGATATGGCATGGATATCGCAGGCCAGCGCCAATCAAAGGGCCGGAAGGGCGGGCAGGTGTGCCCCTGGAGAAGCCTACTATTTGTACACCAAGGACAGGTACGAAAAGATGCCCAAGTATTCTGCACCAAAAATATTGA aCACATCTCTAACCAAAGTGGTCCTTGATTCGAAAGTTTTCACCGATAACATGCAGGCTAGCGAGTTCATGGAGAGCTTGATAACCCCGCCTGAAAGGGCAGCAGTGGGTAAAGCCGTAGAGGAGCTTAAGCAACTCGACTTACTGGATGAGCATGAAAAGTTAACCCCTCTAGGGAGAACTTTGGTTAATTTCCAGTTGGAACCATGTCTTGCCAAG GCAATGGTGAATGGAGTTATCTTCAAATGCGCTACCCCAATCCTGGACATCGTGACTTTGTTTTCTGCAGAAGCAGAAATTTTCGGTTCTTTAAGTCTGATTGCGAAAGACGAAATTAAAAAGGTCAAGTCTCAATACTCTAAGAACTCCGATCACTTGGCTTTAATGAGGATTTATGAAAAGTGGTTTGAATTGACTGAAGAAAGAGACAGTTACACTGCAGAGCGCTTTTGTAAGCAGAGCAATTTGGTGCCTTATAAATTGGAGTTTATTCGCA AGCTCAAAGACGTTCACTTTGAGTATTTGAACAAAGGTCTTAGCCACTCAATGTCGATTTCGGATCAATATTCCGATAACGATGAGTTGGTGAAAGCGGTTCTTTACTCGGGTACTGGAAAAGTGTTGGAGCATCGCAATTGGGACATAGTTAAAAATCGACTTAAAACCAATGTCAATGTATTGGTCACAAG GAACAACCACAAAGCCTCTATTTCCTCGGAGAGCGTGAATTTCAAGAGGCAAAAGTTTCCCTCCAATTTCTTGGTGTATATCCAAGAGACTCGGTCTAATGTCAGAAGAGCAACAATAGTTCGAGAATGCAGTTTAGTCTCTGCAGTTTCTCTAATGTTGTTTAGTAGAGGAGAATTGGAAATCATTCAG CCTAGAACCGAGGATAACGTAGAAGAAAATTTAGTGATTGTAGGGATTAAGAACACGAAGTTGCAGTTCTTATGTGATCGAcg CGAAGCCGAACTTTTAATGGAGTGTAAAAAAGGGATCCAAAAGTCATACCATTATCTCGTTCACCAGCTCACTTATGTGGGTGAGGAAATCCCTGAATTTCTCGCAAAATGGGATCAAATTCTCGGCAGTTTGCATGCTATTCTAGAAGATAATAGTGTGTAA
- the LOC136346191 gene encoding glycosaminoglycan xylosylkinase homolog, producing the protein MFRKKTIVALGLIVTCTFFFTIQYLLKFLPSTEPRLKSNYQKIKEEIYKEFYSLTIKSPTQSLNKTEAFLSNLQDIAELRQLNYEELWLEAEMWPSSKQLTNISSPNVGKVWLALKTAKIVKADVDTRGTQLKFLLTLKGNQQSVFKPQWYDKSRLIEGPVYAGKDRYGSEITAFYLSVLLDKPMVPLSAERTLSLKHDIMPVATKRLLNTSFEINNRTCVYGRCYYCHKEDPVCDDNQNSLTGAVILNVKKSFSNYRSPWQRTYKKGKLAAWETDPDYCKKVKSKLTKKRMFDLIDIAVFDFLIQNGDRHHYETFEDSIVWVDNGKGLGNPYVQHIDILAPLYQCCMMRRKLWLTLQYLAGGTLSRYLKLMPDIQNVLTDAHLTALEERLRLVLATVEYCRKKVGSDYKMN; encoded by the exons ATGTTCCGCAAAAAGACTATAGTAGCGCTAGGGCTTATAGTCACctgtacgtttttttttacaattcaaTACCTCCTCAAATTCCTGCCAAGCACTGAACCTCGCCTGAAGAGCAActaccaaaaaattaaagaggaGATTTATAAGGAGTTTTACAGCTTAACCATAAAAAGCCCCACTCAAAGCTTGAATAAGACTGAAgcatttttaagcaatttgcaAGATATTGCAGAATTACGGCAATTAAATTATGAGGAGCTGTGGCTTGAGGCTGAAATGTGGCCCTCAAGTAAGCAGCTGACAAATATATCAAGCcccaatgttggaaaagtctggTTGGCTTTAAAAACAGCTAAAATCGTGAAGGCAGACGTGGATACAAGGGGCACCCAACTGAAGTTTCTGCTTACTTTAAAG GGAAATCAACAATCTGTTTTTAAGCCGCAATGGTATGATAAAAGCCGGCTAATTGAAGGGCCAGTTTATGCAGGCAAAGACCGGTATGGCTCTGAAATTACCGCCTTCTACCTCTCGGTTCTGCTTGATAAGCCCATGGTGCCTCTGAGTGCTGAAAGAACTCTTTCTTTGAAACATGACATAATGCCTGTGGCAACAAAAAGGCTTCTAAACAccagttttgaaataaataacagAACTTGTGTATATGGAAGGTGCTACTATTGCCACAAAGAGGACCCTGTCTGTGATGATAATCAAAACTCATTGACTGGAGCTGTGATACTTAATGTTAAAAAGAGCTTTAGCAATTATAGATCACCATGGCAACGCACgtacaaaaaaggaaaattagcAGCATGGGAAACTGACCCTGATTATTGCAA AAAAGTGAAGAGTAAATTGACTAAAAAGAGGATGTTCGATTTGATTGATATtgcagtttttgattttttgattcAAAACGGCGATAGACATCATTATGAGACCTTTGAAGACTCAATTGTGTGGGTGGATAATGGGAAAGGTTTGGGGAATCCCTATGTGCAacatattgatattttggcCCCCTTGTATCAGTGTTGCAT gaTGAGACGAAAATTATGGTTAACGCTTCAATATTTAGCAGGAGGTACACTTTCTAGGTACCTCAAATTAATGCCAGATATCCAAAATGTGTTGACTGATGCACATCTGACAGCACTGGAAGAGAGACTACGCCTCGTTTTAGCCACAGTGGAATACTGCAGAAAGAAAGTGGGGTCGGattataaaatgaattaa
- the RpS11 gene encoding small ribosomal subunit protein uS17 isoform X2, with product MADQTEKAFQKQPTVFANPKAAAKKKVVRLSRNVGLGFKTPREAVEGHYIDKKCPFTGNVSIRGRILTGVVQKMKMQRTIVIRRDYLHYIRKYNRFEKRHRNMSVHLSPCFRDVEIGDVVTIGECRPLSKTVRFNVLKVTKGSSSKKSFRKF from the exons ATGGCGGACCAG aCGGAAAAAGCCTTTCAAAAACAACCAACAGTTTTTGCCAATCCAAAGGCAGCCGCCAAAAAGAAGGTGGTTCGATTATCAAGAAATGTAGGGTTGGGGTTTAAAACCCCTCGTgag GCTGTTGAAGGTCATTACATTGATAAGAAATGTCCATTCACTGGCAATGTGTCCATTCGAGGACGTATTTTGACTGGGGTTGTGCAGAAGATGAAAATGCAGCGAACCATCGTCATCCGCCGTGATTATTTGCACTACATCCGCAAGTACAACCGTTTCGAGAAAAGGCACAGGAATATGTCTGTTCACTTATCACCCTGCTTTAG GGATGTCGAAATAGGAGACGTAGTGACAATTGGAGAATGCAGGCCGCTTTCCAAAACCGTCAGATTCAATGTACTGAAGGTCACCAAGGGTAGTAGCTCTAAAAAGAGCTTCAGGAAGTTCTAA
- the LOC136346195 gene encoding deoxyribonuclease TATDN1: MTGVRRFIDIGANLTDCMYQGIYNGSKKHEPDLKGVLNRGWEGGLERIIVTGGSLEESLKALEIAKTDDRLYATVGCHPTRCNEFEESHTPEEYLEKLGNIARANLKVVAWGECGLDYDRLKFCPKDTQKKYFEFQLTLNQSLNLPLFLHCRNAATDLHEILSKYDNFRGVVHSFDGTIDEAQKFIDLGYYIGLNGCSLKTEQNLKTVKELPIDKIMIETDSPWCDIRPTHAGFKYVSQENAIPSVKKEKWVAECLVKGRNEPINIRQVLDIIAGVRNEPANSLCERIFQNTKSLFFQ; encoded by the exons ATGACGGGCGTTCGCAGATTCATAG ATATTGGGGCGAATCTCACGGATTGCATGTACCAAGGTATTTACAATGGATCCAAGAAACACGAACCTGATCTGAAGGGTGTCTTAAATAGGGGTTGGGAGGGCGGTTTGGAGAGGATAATTGTGACTGGAGGCAGCCTTGAGGAAAGTCTCAAGGCATTAGAGATAGCCAAAACTGATG ACAGGTTGTATGCCACAGTAGGATGCCACCCCACTCGATGTAACGAATTCGAAGAATCCCACACTCCAGAggaatatttagaaaaattaggaaatataGCCAGGGCAAACTTGAAAGTAGTCGCTTGGGGTGAATGCGGACTTGACTATGACCGCTTAAAGTTTTGCCCCAAAGACACTCAAAAGAA GTACTTTGAGTTCCAGCTAACCTTAAATCAATCCCTaaatttacctttatttttGCATTGCCGTAACGCTGCCACTGACTTACACGAAATTTTATCGAAGTACGATAATTTTAGAGGGGTGGTTCACTCATTTGATGGAACTATTGACGAAGCtcaaaaatttatcgatttaGGGTATTATATTGGACTTAATGGATG TTCCCTAAAAACTGAACAGAATTTGAAGACGGTAAAAGAGCTTCCGATTGACAAAATAATGATAGAGACAGACTCTCCTTGGTGCGACATTAGGCCTACTCATGCGGGATTTAAGTATGTTTCCCAGGAGAATGCCATTCCTTCAGTTAAAAAGGAGAAATGGGTAGCTGAGTGCTTGGTCAAAGGGAGGAATGAACCTATAAATATTAG acaaGTTTTAGATATTATTGCAGGGGTAAGAAATGAACCAGCCAACTCCCTCTGCGAGCGAATATTCCAGAACACCAAATCattgttttttcaataa
- the RpS11 gene encoding small ribosomal subunit protein uS17 isoform X1: MADQTERAFQRQPTVFLNRKKGAGGKKKSLRYHREVGLGFKTPREAVEGHYIDKKCPFTGNVSIRGRILTGVVQKMKMQRTIVIRRDYLHYIRKYNRFEKRHRNMSVHLSPCFRDVEIGDVVTIGECRPLSKTVRFNVLKVTKGSSSKKSFRKF, translated from the exons ATGGCGGACCAG ACTGAACGCGCATTTCAACGCCAACCCACGGTTTTTCTGAACCGAAAAAAGGGAGCCGGTGGCAAGAAGAAGTCACTGCGCTACCACCGAGAAGTCGGACTGGGGTTCAAAACCCCAAGAGAG GCTGTTGAAGGTCATTACATTGATAAGAAATGTCCATTCACTGGCAATGTGTCCATTCGAGGACGTATTTTGACTGGGGTTGTGCAGAAGATGAAAATGCAGCGAACCATCGTCATCCGCCGTGATTATTTGCACTACATCCGCAAGTACAACCGTTTCGAGAAAAGGCACAGGAATATGTCTGTTCACTTATCACCCTGCTTTAG GGATGTCGAAATAGGAGACGTAGTGACAATTGGAGAATGCAGGCCGCTTTCCAAAACCGTCAGATTCAATGTACTGAAGGTCACCAAGGGTAGTAGCTCTAAAAAGAGCTTCAGGAAGTTCTAA